The following are encoded together in the Parambassis ranga chromosome 20, fParRan2.1, whole genome shotgun sequence genome:
- the sox17 gene encoding transcription factor SOX-17 — protein sequence MSSPDAGYASDDQTQARCSTMSVMMPGMGHYQWADPHSPLGDTKVKNEPCASGSGSQNRGKSEPRIRRPMNAFMVWAKDERKRLAQQNPDLHNAELSKMLGKSWKALPVTEKQPFVEEAERLRVQHMQDHPNYKYRPRRRKQVKRIKRLDSGFLAHGVSEHQASSMPGDGRVCMESLGLGYHEHGFHVPPQPLSHFRDAQGLGGPSYESYSLPTPDTSPLDAVESDSMFFPPHSQEDCHMMPAYPYHSQAPEYQPQDPLSNHHSNAILHRHAPSAPEQPPQPAPLPPAYMGCPNPLAMYYTQHCSPSHPKRHPAGGAGQLSPPPDSHPHSADSVEQMHHSELLAEVDRSEFEQYLSSSSARADMTGLQYGPQEAGMQGPESLISSVLSDASTAVYYCSYNNS from the exons ATGAGTAGTCCCGATGCGGGTTACGCCAGCGACGATCAGACCCAGGCAAGGTGTAGTACGATGTCAGTCATGATGCCTGGAATGGGACACTACCAGTGGGCCGACCCTCACAGTCCTCTTGGGGACACCAAAGTGAAAAACGAGCCGTGCGCGTCAGGATCCGGCAGCCAGAATCGCGGGAAGAGTGAACCGCGGATCCGACGGCCCATGAACGCATTCATGGTCTGGGCGAAGGATGAGCGCAAGAGACTGGCGCAGCAAAACCCGGACCTGCACAACGCCGAGCTGAGCAAAATGCTGG GGAAATCATGGAAAGCCCTTCCTGTCACAGAGAAGCAGCCCTTTGTGGAGGAGGCCGAGCGGCTGCGGGTTCAGCACATGCAGGATCACCCTAACTACAAGTACCGGCCACGGCGGCGGAAGCAGGTGAAGAGGATTAAGAGGCTGGACTCTGGCTTTCTGGCTCACGGCGTGTCTGAACACCAGGCGTCGTCCATGCCTGGGGACGGCAGAGTGTGCATGGAGAGTTTGGGCCTCGGCTACCACGAGCACGGCTTCCACGTTCCTCCTCAGCCACTGAGTCACTTCCGGGATGCTCAGGGTCTTGGGGGTCCCTCTTATGAGTCCTACAGCCTCCCCACGCCTGACACCTCTCCTCTGGATGCTGTGGAGTCAGACTCCATGTTCTTCCCTCCGCATTCACAAGAGGACTGCCACATGATGCCTGCATACCCGTACCACTCTCAGGCGCCAGAGTACCAGCCCCAGGACCCCCTCTCCAACCACCACAGCAACGCCATCTTGCACCGACACGCACCCTCAGCTCCAGAGCAGCcccctcagcctgctccccttCCCCCTGCCTACATGGGATGCCCCAACCCTCTGGCCATGTACTACACCCAACACTGCAGCCCTAGCCACCCGAAACGGCACCCTGCTGGTGGGGCCGGACAGCTCTCCCCGCCTCCTGACTCCCACCCTCACTCAGCCGACAGCGTGGAGCAGATGCACCACTCCGAGCTGCTGGCCGAGGTGGACCGCAGCGAGTTCGAGCAGTATCTGAGCTCCTCATCGGCGCGCGCGGACATGACAGGCTTGCAGTACGGGCCACAGGAGGCTGGCATGCAAGGACCTGAGAGCCTCATATCATCGGTGCTGTCAGACgccagcacagctgtgtatTACTGTAGCTACAACAACTCCTAA